In a genomic window of Verrucomicrobiota bacterium:
- a CDS encoding dihydrodipicolinate synthase family protein: protein MKTTKAVHGVLPVFQTAYDDDESIDYGTVEREIEWLFDHGADGVVMAMVSEVLRLSSDERMKLAEIVVRKAASRGAVVISVGAESSKVAEEFTRHAEAAGADAVMAIPPVSVPVPEAELESYYSRILNASDLPVIVQDASGYVGRPMSIELQARLLEEFGADRVWFKPEATPIVPRLIELRQATAGKAKVFEGTGGIALVESYAVGVAGTMPGADLIQALVALWRALTTGDSAKAAAIHRPLSELIGLQTRLDAFLAVEKHLLHRQGVFPSTRIRGPVGCRLDAETLSKVDHLFDHLSEVVEARKDGAL from the coding sequence ATGAAAACGACGAAAGCCGTCCACGGAGTGTTGCCGGTTTTCCAAACGGCCTATGACGATGACGAATCCATCGATTACGGGACCGTTGAAAGGGAAATCGAGTGGCTTTTCGATCACGGGGCGGATGGCGTGGTGATGGCGATGGTGTCGGAGGTTCTCCGGCTCTCCTCGGATGAGCGGATGAAACTGGCGGAGATTGTCGTCAGGAAAGCGGCCTCCCGCGGTGCCGTTGTCATCAGTGTGGGTGCTGAATCCTCGAAAGTGGCCGAGGAATTCACGAGGCATGCCGAGGCGGCCGGTGCGGATGCCGTGATGGCGATTCCACCGGTGAGTGTGCCGGTGCCGGAGGCAGAGTTGGAATCGTATTACTCGAGGATTCTGAACGCGTCGGATCTTCCGGTCATTGTGCAGGATGCGAGCGGTTATGTAGGCCGGCCCATGAGCATTGAACTGCAAGCCCGGCTGCTGGAGGAATTCGGCGCCGATCGAGTTTGGTTCAAACCCGAGGCCACCCCGATTGTGCCGCGATTGATCGAACTGCGCCAAGCCACGGCCGGAAAAGCCAAAGTCTTCGAGGGCACGGGCGGGATTGCCCTGGTGGAATCGTACGCTGTGGGCGTGGCGGGAACCATGCCGGGGGCAGACCTTATTCAAGCGCTGGTGGCGTTGTGGCGCGCGTTGACCACAGGGGACTCCGCCAAGGCGGCTGCCATTCATCGACCCCTGTCCGAACTCATCGGTTTGCAAACCCGTTTGGACGCGTTTCTGGCCGTGGAGAAGCACTTGCTGCACCGGCAGGGAGTCTTTCCGAGCACGAGAATACGAGGTCCAGTGGGCTGCCGGTTGGATGCGGAAACGCTGTCCAAAGTCGATCATCTCTTCGACCATTTGAGTGAAGTCGTGGAGGCGCGAAAAGACGGCGCTTTATGA
- a CDS encoding MFS transporter, translated as MSGGGDSGATEAGMERPTRVRHRVLAGLCLAAALAYLCRNVVAVAESTLRNDLGLTKQESGWLMSAFFFSYALGQIPCSSLGMRFGPRRVLPALAALWSAATLAAAFVSGLAWAACWRVVQGLAQAGLFPTTTLCLARWIPQSDRATATGWLTSFMSLGGALCAWLTGWMLEWLDPRVAPGWNWRITFLVISMPGLIWAVVFWRWFRDHPREHGAVNAAEIRRIRPEGETLGSEAGEGLAQGARVNPGGTPWRTLAGSATLWWICLQQACRAAGYIFFASWFATYLQETRGVGVAKSGFLNMLPLLAVVGGSLVGGGVSDLIWRRTRSLARARCGLSAGSLIGCAVLIFLSKSLQDPLSAVLVISAGSFLAGLASPCAYALTIDLGGSHTTTVNATMNMMGNLGAWAFPIVVPWILERFGGWDAVLWAFGGLHLMAAAAWMMVRTDRPVVA; from the coding sequence ATGAGTGGAGGTGGGGACTCCGGAGCCACGGAGGCGGGAATGGAACGGCCCACGCGAGTTCGTCATCGGGTGTTGGCTGGACTGTGTTTGGCGGCGGCATTGGCGTATTTGTGCCGCAATGTGGTGGCCGTGGCGGAGAGCACTCTTCGCAACGACTTGGGTTTGACGAAGCAGGAATCCGGGTGGTTGATGAGCGCGTTCTTTTTCAGTTACGCGCTGGGCCAGATTCCTTGCTCGAGTTTGGGCATGAGATTTGGGCCTCGCCGGGTTCTGCCTGCCCTGGCCGCCTTGTGGTCGGCCGCGACACTGGCCGCGGCCTTTGTTTCCGGCCTGGCGTGGGCGGCGTGTTGGCGGGTGGTTCAGGGCCTGGCGCAGGCCGGCCTTTTCCCCACCACCACACTGTGTTTGGCTCGATGGATTCCGCAGTCGGATAGGGCCACCGCAACCGGATGGCTGACGAGTTTCATGTCTTTGGGGGGAGCCTTGTGCGCCTGGTTAACCGGTTGGATGCTGGAATGGCTGGATCCGCGAGTGGCGCCGGGATGGAACTGGAGGATTACGTTCCTTGTTATTTCGATGCCTGGATTGATCTGGGCGGTCGTGTTTTGGCGATGGTTTCGAGACCATCCGCGGGAACATGGCGCGGTGAACGCGGCGGAGATTCGAAGGATTCGACCGGAAGGTGAAACCCTGGGGAGCGAGGCCGGGGAGGGTTTGGCGCAAGGCGCTCGCGTGAATCCGGGTGGAACGCCCTGGAGGACCCTGGCGGGGAGCGCAACGTTGTGGTGGATTTGTTTGCAGCAGGCGTGCCGTGCGGCGGGATACATTTTCTTCGCGAGCTGGTTTGCGACGTATTTACAGGAAACGCGCGGGGTTGGGGTCGCGAAGTCGGGTTTCCTGAACATGCTTCCGCTGCTCGCGGTGGTGGGCGGGAGTCTGGTCGGGGGCGGGGTGTCGGATTTGATTTGGAGGCGCACCCGGAGTCTGGCTCGGGCGCGATGCGGTCTGAGCGCGGGATCTTTGATCGGATGCGCGGTTCTGATTTTCCTGTCCAAGAGCTTGCAGGATCCTTTGAGCGCGGTCCTGGTGATCAGCGCGGGGTCATTTCTGGCGGGACTGGCCTCGCCTTGCGCCTACGCGTTAACGATTGACCTGGGCGGGTCGCACACGACTACGGTGAATGCGACCATGAACATGATGGGCAACCTCGGCGCTTGGGCCTTTCCCATCGTGGTGCCCTGGATTCTGGAGCGGTTTGGAGGGTGGGACGCGGTCTTGTGGGCCTTCGGCGGCTTGCACTTGATGGCGGCGGCGGCATGGATGATGGTGCGGACTGATCGACCGGTCGTGGCGTGA